From the genome of Bordetella sp. H567, one region includes:
- a CDS encoding maleylacetate reductase codes for MKFTTPGGVYNATPSRIVFAEGAIDGVADEVGRLGARRALVVTTPGRTALGDRVASLLGDRCAAVWPQAVSQVPIELARRGRQAARDAGADCIVSVGGGAAVGLGKGISLELALPIIAIPTTYSGSEVTGFCGITIDGVKRMHTSLNMLASTVIYDPRLTLGLPADVSAASAMNALAHCVDAIYVPTVDPVTVLAAIEGARVIARASPRVIARPDDIQARTELLYGAYLGGVALTGGFALQHGLAHVLGGSFNIAHGLSHTLVLPYVAQYNTAHAPGPLQQLADAIGAPSLGAGLYDLARSLHIRMGLTDTGLDPSALDAAARITVETDEGYNPGPVTFDAVRRILDAAWHGERPA; via the coding sequence ATGAAATTCACAACGCCTGGCGGCGTCTATAACGCCACACCTTCCCGCATCGTCTTTGCCGAGGGCGCCATCGACGGCGTGGCCGATGAAGTCGGCCGGCTGGGCGCGCGCCGCGCGCTGGTGGTCACCACGCCCGGACGCACTGCGCTGGGCGATCGCGTGGCCTCGCTGCTCGGCGACCGCTGCGCCGCGGTCTGGCCGCAGGCGGTGTCGCAAGTGCCCATCGAACTGGCCCGCCGCGGACGGCAGGCGGCCCGCGACGCGGGCGCGGACTGCATCGTCAGCGTGGGCGGCGGCGCGGCCGTGGGCCTGGGCAAGGGCATTTCCCTGGAACTGGCCTTGCCCATCATCGCCATTCCGACCACGTATTCCGGATCCGAGGTCACAGGCTTCTGCGGCATCACGATCGACGGCGTCAAGCGCATGCACACCAGCCTGAACATGCTGGCCTCCACCGTGATCTACGATCCGCGGCTGACGCTGGGACTGCCTGCCGACGTCAGCGCGGCCAGCGCCATGAACGCGCTGGCGCATTGCGTGGATGCGATCTACGTTCCCACCGTGGATCCCGTCACCGTGCTGGCCGCCATCGAAGGCGCCCGGGTGATCGCCCGGGCCTCGCCGCGCGTCATCGCCCGGCCCGACGACATCCAGGCGCGCACCGAGCTGCTGTACGGCGCCTACCTGGGCGGCGTCGCCCTGACCGGCGGCTTCGCGTTGCAGCATGGCCTGGCGCACGTCCTGGGCGGCAGCTTCAACATCGCGCATGGTTTATCCCACACGCTGGTACTGCCTTATGTCGCGCAGTACAACACCGCCCATGCGCCGGGGCCGCTGCAACAGCTGGCCGATGCGATCGGCGCGCCCAGCCTGGGAGCGGGCCTGTACGATCTGGCACGCTCACTGCACATACGGATGGGCCTGACCGATACCGGACTGGACCCGTCGGCGCTGGACGCCGCCGCGCGCATCACGGTGGAAACGGACGAAGGCTACAACCCCGGCCCGGTCACCTTCGACGCAGTGCGACGCATCCTGGATGCCGCCTGGCACGGCGAACGTCCCGCTTGA
- a CDS encoding TRAP transporter substrate-binding protein: MMKLTRRLLFQAAGAAALATALPAARAAAEYSWKFGHGFPPSHPIHKRAVEAAAWIKQQSKGRVDIGVFPNSQLGGDNDLLSQVYSGGIEMFTTGGIIMSTLVPHAAISGLGFIFNDYASVWNAMDGKLGAFVREAFAKKGLHAVDRIWDNGFREITTGSRPIAEPKDLANLKIRVPVSPLYISLFKALGAAPTSINLAEVYTALQTGVVEGQENPLVVTDTAKFYEVQKFCSLTNHIWDGSWIVINGDAWDGLPPELQSIVSRGFNDLAQQQRADIAQLNDSLGASLAQRGLKVNHADPAPFRDVLRKAGFYTDWQAKFGAQAWTVLEAAVGKLS, translated from the coding sequence ATGATGAAGCTGACCCGCAGACTATTGTTCCAGGCCGCAGGCGCCGCCGCGCTGGCCACCGCCTTGCCGGCCGCGCGCGCGGCCGCCGAGTACTCGTGGAAGTTCGGCCATGGCTTTCCGCCCAGCCATCCCATCCACAAGCGCGCCGTCGAGGCCGCCGCCTGGATCAAGCAGCAAAGCAAGGGGCGGGTGGACATCGGCGTGTTTCCCAACAGCCAGCTGGGCGGGGACAACGATCTGCTGTCGCAGGTCTATTCGGGCGGCATCGAAATGTTCACCACCGGCGGCATCATCATGTCCACGCTGGTTCCCCACGCCGCCATCAGCGGGCTGGGGTTCATCTTCAACGATTACGCGTCGGTCTGGAACGCCATGGACGGCAAGCTGGGCGCCTTCGTGCGCGAGGCCTTCGCCAAGAAGGGCCTGCATGCCGTGGATCGGATCTGGGACAACGGCTTTCGCGAAATCACCACCGGCAGCCGGCCCATCGCGGAGCCCAAGGACCTGGCCAACCTGAAAATCCGGGTACCCGTCAGTCCTTTGTACATCTCGCTGTTCAAGGCCCTGGGCGCAGCGCCGACCAGCATCAACCTGGCCGAGGTCTATACGGCCTTGCAGACCGGCGTGGTGGAAGGCCAGGAGAACCCGCTGGTGGTGACCGACACGGCCAAGTTCTACGAGGTGCAGAAATTTTGCTCGCTGACGAACCATATCTGGGATGGTTCGTGGATCGTGATCAACGGCGATGCCTGGGATGGCCTGCCGCCGGAGCTGCAATCCATCGTCAGCCGCGGCTTCAATGACCTGGCGCAACAACAGCGTGCCGATATCGCGCAGCTGAACGACTCGCTCGGCGCCAGCCTGGCGCAGCGCGGTCTGAAGGTGAACCATGCCGATCCGGCGCCGTTTCGCGACGTGCTGCGCAAGGCCGGCTTCTACACCGATTGGCAAGCGAAGTTCGGGGCGCAGGCCTGGACGGTGCTGGAAGCCGCGGTCGGGAAGCTGTCATGA
- a CDS encoding TRAP transporter large permease — MTRPVPAETAWRWLVEYPAALLVVAEVVILFTGIVARYALHMPITWTDEASSILFLWLSALGSAVAIQRGEHMRMTALVSKCAPRTRLYLDAAASGAALLFLAAVLLPAIRFADKQGAFTTPALEISGTWRAAALPAGVALMFVANALRLARTANHRVVLAALATVAAVALAFWAAQPLFAGLGKMNLLIFFLGVVVVTVFAGVPIAFGFGLATFGYLALTTRIPLATMVGRMDEGMSHLVLLAVPLFIFLGLLIEMTGMARRMVAFLANLIGHKRGGLAYVLIGAMYLVSGISGAKAADMAAVAPALFPEMKKRGAREGDLVALLAATAAQTETIPPSIVLITIGSVTGVSIAALFTGGLLPGALLAIALCAVVWRRYRKEDLAGAAWPGARAVWRSLQAALPALVLPFLIRFAVVDGVATATEVSTIGIVYALLIALLVQRGCDWSRLVPILVETAALSGAILLIIGTATAMAWCLTRSGFSTDLAALMAGLPGGKLGFLAVSIVLFIVLGSVLEGVPAIVLFGPLLFPIAQQVGVNEVHYAMVVILSMGIGLFAPPFGVGYYVASAIGRASPDAGMRPITGYMLALFIGVLVIAAVPWISTGFLR, encoded by the coding sequence ATGACTCGCCCGGTACCGGCCGAGACCGCGTGGCGCTGGCTGGTCGAATACCCCGCGGCCTTGCTGGTTGTCGCCGAAGTGGTCATCCTGTTCACCGGCATCGTGGCGCGTTATGCGCTGCACATGCCCATCACGTGGACCGACGAGGCCTCGTCCATCCTGTTCCTGTGGCTGTCGGCGCTGGGCTCGGCCGTGGCCATCCAGCGCGGTGAACACATGCGCATGACGGCCCTGGTGTCCAAATGCGCGCCGCGGACGCGCCTCTACCTGGACGCAGCGGCCTCCGGCGCGGCGCTGCTGTTCCTGGCAGCGGTCCTGCTGCCGGCCATCCGGTTCGCGGACAAGCAGGGCGCCTTTACCACCCCGGCGCTGGAGATCTCCGGCACCTGGCGCGCCGCCGCGCTGCCGGCCGGCGTCGCGCTGATGTTCGTCGCCAACGCCTTGCGGCTGGCCCGCACGGCCAACCACCGGGTCGTCCTGGCGGCGCTGGCCACGGTTGCCGCCGTCGCGCTGGCGTTCTGGGCCGCGCAGCCGCTGTTCGCGGGCCTGGGCAAGATGAACCTGTTGATCTTTTTCCTGGGCGTGGTCGTGGTGACGGTCTTCGCCGGCGTGCCGATCGCCTTCGGCTTTGGCCTGGCGACCTTCGGCTATCTGGCGCTGACCACGCGCATTCCGCTCGCGACCATGGTGGGGCGCATGGACGAAGGCATGTCGCATCTGGTGCTGCTGGCCGTGCCGCTGTTCATCTTCCTGGGCCTGCTGATCGAAATGACGGGCATGGCGCGGCGCATGGTGGCTTTCCTGGCCAATCTGATCGGGCACAAGCGCGGTGGCCTGGCCTACGTATTGATCGGCGCCATGTACCTGGTCTCGGGAATCTCCGGTGCCAAGGCCGCGGACATGGCGGCGGTCGCGCCGGCGCTGTTCCCTGAAATGAAGAAGCGCGGCGCCAGGGAGGGGGACCTGGTGGCGCTGCTGGCCGCCACCGCCGCCCAGACGGAAACCATCCCGCCCAGCATCGTGCTGATCACCATAGGCTCGGTGACGGGCGTGTCCATTGCCGCGTTGTTCACCGGCGGGCTGCTGCCCGGCGCCTTGCTGGCCATCGCGCTGTGCGCGGTCGTATGGCGGCGCTACCGCAAGGAAGACCTGGCCGGCGCGGCCTGGCCTGGCGCGCGCGCGGTGTGGCGCTCGCTTCAGGCGGCCCTGCCGGCGCTGGTGCTGCCGTTCCTGATCCGCTTTGCCGTAGTCGACGGCGTGGCGACGGCTACCGAAGTTTCCACCATTGGCATCGTGTACGCGCTGCTGATCGCCTTGCTGGTGCAGCGCGGGTGCGACTGGTCGCGGCTGGTGCCCATCCTGGTCGAAACCGCGGCGCTGTCCGGCGCCATCCTGTTGATCATCGGCACCGCCACCGCGATGGCGTGGTGCCTGACACGTTCGGGGTTTTCCACCGACCTGGCGGCGCTGATGGCGGGCCTGCCCGGCGGCAAGCTGGGCTTCCTGGCGGTGTCCATCGTGCTGTTCATCGTCCTGGGCAGCGTCCTGGAAGGCGTGCCGGCCATCGTGCTGTTTGGTCCCTTGCTCTTTCCGATCGCCCAGCAGGTAGGGGTCAACGAGGTGCACTACGCGATGGTTGTCATCCTGTCCATGGGCATCGGCCTGTTCGCGCCGCCGTTCGGGGTGGGGTACTACGTCGCGTCCGCCATCGGGCGGGCGTCGCCGGATGCCGGCATGAGGCCTATCACGGGCTACATGCTGGCCCTGTTCATCGGCGTGCTGGTGATCGCCGCCGTGCCATGGATTTCCACGGGGTTCCTGCGGTGA
- a CDS encoding 2-hydroxyacid dehydrogenase, producing the protein MNIFLVGEAATHAEKLADRLTCGARIVPLPRQAAHAPDHDGQIGPRDVVVSLRFSRPPGATPVFRLLHVPGAGLDGIDFASVPPAAAICNVFEHEIPIAEYVTLAMLEWQIRLRELTARFTARSWSDLYRSRPPHAELYGKTLLLIGLGRIGRAIATRARAFGMRVLAVDGHAQPAAGLVDKVFAPDELDDALPTANFVVICCPLTDDTRGMFNTRTLGRMRGDAVLINVSRAEIAQEEDLYIALRDKAIAGAVLDVWYRYPKGADDHVEPASRPFLELPNVIATPHTSAWTTDLPWRRYGFIAANIDRLAGGDALANVVRPAA; encoded by the coding sequence GTGAACATATTCCTGGTGGGCGAAGCCGCCACGCACGCCGAAAAACTCGCCGACCGCCTGACGTGCGGTGCACGCATCGTGCCGCTGCCGCGCCAGGCGGCCCATGCGCCCGATCACGACGGCCAGATCGGGCCGCGAGACGTGGTGGTGTCGCTGCGCTTCAGCCGCCCGCCGGGCGCCACGCCCGTGTTCCGCTTGCTGCATGTCCCCGGCGCCGGGCTGGATGGCATCGACTTCGCCAGCGTGCCGCCTGCCGCGGCGATCTGCAATGTGTTCGAGCACGAGATTCCCATCGCGGAATACGTGACCCTGGCGATGCTGGAATGGCAGATCCGCCTGCGCGAGTTGACGGCGCGCTTCACGGCGCGAAGCTGGTCCGACCTGTACCGTAGCCGTCCGCCGCATGCGGAGCTGTACGGCAAGACGCTGCTGCTGATAGGCCTGGGCCGAATCGGCCGCGCCATCGCGACGCGTGCGCGGGCGTTCGGCATGCGCGTCCTGGCCGTCGACGGCCATGCGCAGCCTGCCGCCGGGCTGGTGGACAAGGTATTCGCGCCGGACGAATTGGACGACGCGCTGCCGACCGCGAATTTCGTCGTTATCTGCTGCCCCTTGACCGACGACACGCGAGGCATGTTCAACACGCGAACGCTGGGCCGCATGCGCGGCGACGCGGTACTGATCAACGTCTCGCGCGCCGAAATCGCGCAGGAAGAAGACCTGTACATCGCCTTGCGCGACAAGGCGATCGCCGGCGCCGTCCTGGACGTCTGGTATCGCTATCCCAAGGGCGCGGACGACCACGTCGAACCAGCGTCACGGCCGTTCCTGGAACTGCCCAATGTCATCGCCACCCCGCACACCTCGGCCTGGACCACGGACCTGCCGTGGCGCAGATACGGCTTCATCGCGGCGAATATCGACCGGCTGGCCGGCGGCGACGCGCTGGCCAATGTCGTCCGGCCCGCCGCTTAG
- a CDS encoding anti-sigma factor family protein, whose amino-acid sequence MSRDEAPIREEDLHAYVDGALGGPRRRQVEDYLARHPDVAARMQGHAQLRRQLREALAPITEEPIPPELDLARMVEAHRQRRRVPWRIAASIVLALGIGGVGGWNLRGTPEAPAGGIAALAREAAASYQVYAADPRRPVELPAADSAQLVSWISQRLERPIALPDLVQAGYRFMGGRLIATEHGPAGLFLYDDARGTRIAMMVRPMAVERDTPMSAHAQNGVAGYAWSDQGLGYSVMAPASAPDIHPVADEVRRQVDVAPRQG is encoded by the coding sequence ATGAGCAGGGACGAGGCCCCCATTCGGGAAGAGGACTTGCACGCCTATGTCGACGGCGCCCTGGGGGGCCCGCGACGCAGGCAGGTCGAAGACTACCTTGCCAGGCATCCCGATGTCGCGGCGCGGATGCAAGGCCATGCGCAGCTGCGCCGGCAGTTGCGCGAGGCACTGGCGCCCATCACCGAAGAACCCATTCCGCCGGAACTGGACCTTGCGCGCATGGTGGAAGCGCATCGACAGCGCCGCCGCGTTCCGTGGCGCATTGCCGCGTCCATCGTGTTGGCATTGGGTATCGGCGGCGTGGGCGGCTGGAACCTGCGCGGCACGCCTGAGGCGCCGGCCGGCGGGATCGCGGCGCTGGCCCGGGAAGCCGCGGCCAGCTACCAGGTCTATGCGGCCGACCCGAGGCGCCCGGTGGAACTGCCTGCGGCGGACAGCGCGCAGCTCGTGTCCTGGATTTCCCAACGGCTGGAGCGCCCCATCGCCCTGCCCGACCTGGTCCAGGCAGGCTACCGCTTCATGGGGGGACGCCTGATCGCCACCGAACACGGTCCGGCGGGACTGTTCCTGTACGACGATGCGCGCGGCACGCGGATCGCCATGATGGTGCGGCCGATGGCCGTGGAGCGCGACACACCGATGTCGGCGCACGCGCAGAACGGCGTGGCTGGCTACGCATGGTCGGACCAGGGCCTGGGCTACAGCGTGATGGCACCCGCCTCCGCGCCGGACATCCATCCCGTCGCCGACGAGGTACGGCGCCAGGTGGATGTCGCGCCTCGGCAGGGATGA
- a CDS encoding RNA polymerase sigma factor, with protein MMRLVEPLIPALRRYARALLHDRARADDLVQDCLERVIVRWGQRRNDGDTRKWVFAILHNLAMDQLRRARPRAHDVPLEAVDDAMLAVRAAQEDGLRYGDVLRALEQLPDEQRSVLLLVSVEDMTYEEAARVLDIPTGTVTSRLARAREKLLRIMRGAVTGGSRGDAPAGGNRPVLRSVK; from the coding sequence ATGATGCGGCTCGTCGAGCCGCTGATCCCGGCGCTGCGCCGCTATGCGCGCGCCCTGTTGCACGACAGGGCGCGGGCCGACGACCTGGTGCAGGATTGCCTGGAGCGCGTCATCGTACGGTGGGGCCAGAGGCGCAATGACGGCGATACGCGCAAATGGGTGTTCGCCATCCTGCACAACCTGGCGATGGATCAATTGCGGCGCGCGCGTCCCCGTGCGCACGACGTGCCGCTGGAGGCCGTGGACGACGCCATGCTGGCGGTGCGCGCCGCCCAGGAAGACGGGCTGCGCTACGGCGATGTGCTGCGCGCGCTGGAACAGTTGCCAGACGAACAGCGCAGCGTGCTGCTGCTCGTTTCGGTGGAAGACATGACCTATGAAGAAGCCGCCAGGGTGCTGGACATCCCGACCGGGACCGTCACATCGCGCCTGGCCCGGGCCAGGGAAAAGCTGCTGCGCATCATGCGGGGCGCCGTCACGGGCGGCTCCCGTGGCGATGCGCCGGCAGGCGGCAACCGGCCTGTATTGCGGAGCGTGAAATGA
- a CDS encoding YncE family protein, with product MKRIFFLNVLAAAVLGAASLSSQAGQAPAASSAADVPVSHRDRVYAAEQFSNTVSVTDPADNRLLGVIRLGDPAPGNFSPLYRGQVLVHGMGYSPDHRTLAVVSIGSNSVTFIDTGTNAVKHITYVGRSPHEAFYTPDGKEVWVTVRGENYVSVIDAATYKEKTRITTAAGPGMQIFSPDGKYGYVCSSFNPETVVVQVSSHKIVGRVQQASPFCPNIAATPDGKQVWFTLKDVGKVQVFDARPPFKLLKTMDTGPITNHVNFIRNQAGSFAYVTVGGLNQVKVFRTDDYTQVATIPVGNLPHGVWPSGDGTRVYVGLENADALAAIDTATNKVIGNVPIGQAPQAIAYVPGAVPQGDGMQNLQPLGVAGQAAHLTLQAVKDGKPVASDTPPTSVSLFDQGLLQVLQASATGLEPKHAYVLALSGQPDGSGALQPLASFVANPAGSAIVNAIGPIRQLVQADAAAQDARRYLVIAPQADGVTGAPVQVQGL from the coding sequence ATGAAGCGCATATTTTTCTTGAATGTGTTGGCGGCCGCCGTGCTGGGCGCCGCGAGCCTGTCGTCGCAGGCCGGCCAGGCGCCGGCGGCCTCTTCCGCCGCCGATGTGCCGGTCAGCCACCGCGACCGTGTCTACGCGGCCGAGCAGTTTTCCAATACGGTGTCCGTCACGGATCCCGCCGATAACCGGCTGCTGGGCGTGATCCGCCTTGGCGATCCGGCGCCGGGCAATTTCAGCCCCTTGTATCGCGGACAGGTACTCGTGCATGGCATGGGCTATTCGCCGGACCATCGCACCCTGGCGGTCGTCTCCATAGGCTCGAATTCCGTCACCTTCATCGATACGGGCACCAATGCGGTAAAGCACATCACCTATGTGGGCCGTTCGCCTCATGAAGCGTTCTACACGCCGGACGGCAAGGAAGTTTGGGTCACGGTGCGCGGCGAGAACTACGTATCGGTGATCGACGCGGCGACCTACAAGGAAAAAACCCGCATCACCACGGCAGCGGGCCCCGGCATGCAGATCTTTTCGCCGGACGGCAAGTATGGCTATGTCTGCTCGTCGTTCAACCCCGAGACGGTCGTGGTGCAGGTATCCAGCCACAAAATCGTCGGCCGGGTACAGCAGGCCAGTCCCTTCTGCCCCAATATCGCGGCGACGCCGGATGGCAAACAGGTCTGGTTCACGCTGAAGGACGTGGGCAAGGTGCAGGTGTTCGACGCCCGCCCGCCGTTCAAGCTGCTGAAGACCATGGATACCGGTCCCATCACCAACCACGTCAATTTCATCCGCAATCAAGCGGGCAGTTTCGCCTACGTGACGGTGGGCGGGCTGAACCAGGTCAAGGTGTTCCGCACCGACGACTACACGCAGGTCGCCACGATTCCGGTCGGCAATCTGCCGCACGGCGTCTGGCCGTCCGGCGACGGCACGCGGGTGTATGTGGGGCTGGAAAACGCCGACGCCCTGGCGGCCATCGATACCGCGACCAATAAGGTGATCGGCAACGTACCCATCGGCCAGGCGCCACAGGCCATTGCCTATGTGCCCGGCGCGGTGCCGCAAGGCGACGGCATGCAGAACCTGCAGCCGCTGGGCGTGGCGGGACAGGCCGCACACCTGACCCTGCAGGCCGTCAAGGACGGCAAACCGGTGGCGTCCGACACGCCGCCCACGTCCGTCAGCCTGTTCGACCAGGGCCTGCTGCAGGTGCTGCAGGCCTCGGCCACCGGCCTGGAACCCAAGCACGCCTATGTGCTGGCCTTGTCCGGTCAGCCCGACGGCAGCGGCGCGCTTCAGCCCTTGGCCAGCTTCGTCGCCAACCCGGCGGGATCGGCTATCGTCAATGCCATCGGACCGATACGCCAACTGGTCCAGGCCGATGCGGCGGCACAGGATGCGCGGCGCTATCTGGTAATCGCGCCGCAGGCGGATGGCGTGACAGGGGCGCCGGTGCAGGTGCAAGGTCTTTGA
- a CDS encoding DUF305 domain-containing protein — translation MRIPFARVRHGAAVLLAASLGLGASAWSAGDDEAAFLAENNAAMDRMMAGMAAKPSGDIDQDFVAMMAPHHQGAIEMAQAELRYGKNEQLRRIAQEIIVEQQQEIAAMRLALGLALPPSAPAPTQPDVAPPAPAPPPSMPNHHHQM, via the coding sequence ATGAGGATTCCTTTTGCGCGCGTCAGACATGGCGCCGCCGTTCTGCTGGCGGCAAGCCTGGGACTGGGCGCGAGCGCGTGGTCGGCCGGCGACGACGAGGCTGCCTTCCTCGCGGAAAACAACGCCGCCATGGACCGGATGATGGCTGGCATGGCGGCCAAGCCCAGTGGCGACATCGACCAGGACTTCGTCGCCATGATGGCGCCCCACCACCAGGGCGCGATCGAAATGGCCCAGGCCGAGCTGCGCTACGGCAAGAATGAACAGCTGCGGCGCATCGCCCAGGAAATCATCGTCGAGCAGCAGCAGGAAATCGCCGCCATGCGCCTTGCCTTGGGCCTGGCATTGCCGCCCTCCGCGCCCGCCCCGACACAGCCCGACGTGGCGCCGCCCGCGCCAGCCCCGCCACCGTCCATGCCCAATCACCACCACCAGATGTGA
- a CDS encoding motility protein A, translating to MNASTLIGIAVAIATLAAAIFSSSPDAIAFVNLPGLGIVVGGTAAAVFIGYPMTEVRRIGPLLRRVFRNEKLDTQRDIDELVALAHSWAGSNVHNVERELQKVTNPFLRTGVQLIIDNTPEEQIVELLQWRIARMRAREQAEAQMFRTMASFAPAFGMLATLIGLVNLMTVLGSQGMDVIGKQMGIALIATFYGILLANLICKPIAIKLERRTEQRLVLMNMVLQGISMMCERRGPAMVRETLNSFMQNFEDEIREQPPRKKGKAASAAGAAGAASRAAPSLAGQGLPDAASLRNRASSQRP from the coding sequence ATGAATGCTTCAACCCTGATCGGCATCGCCGTCGCCATCGCGACCCTGGCGGCTGCCATATTTTCCTCTTCGCCGGACGCCATCGCGTTCGTCAATCTTCCCGGGCTGGGCATCGTGGTGGGCGGCACCGCGGCGGCGGTATTCATCGGCTATCCGATGACGGAAGTCCGCCGCATCGGGCCGCTGCTGCGGCGGGTGTTCCGCAACGAGAAGCTGGACACCCAGCGCGACATCGACGAACTGGTCGCGCTGGCCCACAGCTGGGCGGGATCCAACGTGCACAACGTCGAACGCGAATTGCAGAAGGTGACCAATCCTTTTCTGCGCACCGGCGTCCAGCTGATCATCGACAACACCCCGGAAGAACAGATCGTCGAGCTGTTGCAGTGGCGCATCGCCCGCATGCGCGCCCGTGAACAGGCCGAGGCGCAAATGTTCCGCACCATGGCCAGCTTCGCGCCGGCCTTCGGCATGCTCGCCACGCTGATCGGCCTGGTCAACCTGATGACCGTACTGGGCTCGCAAGGCATGGACGTCATCGGCAAGCAAATGGGCATCGCCCTGATCGCGACCTTCTACGGCATCCTGCTGGCCAACCTGATCTGCAAGCCCATCGCGATCAAGCTGGAACGCCGCACCGAACAGCGGCTGGTGCTGATGAACATGGTGCTGCAGGGCATATCGATGATGTGCGAGCGGCGCGGCCCGGCCATGGTGCGCGAGACGCTCAATTCCTTCATGCAGAACTTCGAGGACGAAATCCGCGAGCAGCCGCCCCGGAAAAAAGGCAAGGCCGCCTCGGCCGCCGGTGCCGCCGGCGCGGCATCGCGGGCCGCGCCCAGCCTGGCCGGCCAGGGATTGCCGGATGCCGCGTCCTTGCGCAACCGGGCGAGCTCGCAGCGGCCATGA
- a CDS encoding OmpA/MotB family protein: MSSTHSRASWIDVAIQRKAEEERLQRERSKTVRRNRYERWHVPETLDREPDNWLMTYLDLITLLLALFVVMLALTRIGPGPGAKPPEVAAGVSLAKLPPGPVEPWAADLPKIPEAWSRLPDPPPPEATATAPTEPLEKPAPPVKMPTAEELGLADLGKSVDVQINRRTVSFRISNELLFTSGQATLSKEGGPLIKKLADVINRSKFPVSVEGHSDNVPILTRQFASNWDLSTSRATSVLRELVHDGVDPQRLRAVGYADTQPLQSNDTQAGRAANRRVELIMRIVPDKDTAR; this comes from the coding sequence ATGAGTTCCACGCATTCCCGCGCATCCTGGATAGACGTCGCGATACAGCGCAAGGCGGAGGAAGAACGCCTGCAGCGCGAACGCAGCAAGACGGTGCGCCGCAACCGGTACGAGCGCTGGCATGTGCCCGAAACCCTGGACAGGGAGCCGGACAACTGGCTGATGACGTACCTGGACCTGATCACGCTGCTGTTGGCCCTGTTCGTGGTGATGCTGGCGCTGACGCGGATCGGCCCCGGCCCGGGCGCCAAGCCGCCGGAGGTGGCGGCCGGCGTCAGCCTGGCCAAGCTGCCGCCGGGACCCGTCGAACCATGGGCCGCGGACCTGCCCAAGATCCCGGAAGCATGGTCGCGGCTGCCGGACCCGCCACCGCCCGAAGCCACCGCGACGGCGCCGACCGAACCGCTGGAAAAGCCGGCGCCACCGGTCAAGATGCCGACGGCCGAGGAACTGGGCCTGGCCGATCTGGGCAAGTCGGTGGACGTGCAGATCAACCGCCGGACGGTCAGCTTCAGGATCAGCAACGAACTGCTGTTCACGTCGGGGCAGGCCACCCTCAGCAAGGAAGGCGGCCCGCTGATCAAGAAGCTGGCCGACGTCATCAATCGCAGCAAGTTCCCCGTGTCGGTCGAAGGCCACAGCGACAACGTTCCCATCCTGACGCGGCAGTTCGCCTCCAACTGGGACTTGTCGACCAGCCGCGCCACATCGGTCCTGCGTGAATTGGTGCATGACGGCGTCGATCCGCAACGCCTGCGCGCGGTGGGCTACGCGGATACCCAGCCGCTGCAAAGCAATGACACGCAGGCGGGCAGGGCGGCCAACCGGCGCGTGGAGCTGATCATGCGTATCGTGCCGGACAAGGATACGGCGCGGTAA